One genomic window of Bacillus mycoides includes the following:
- a CDS encoding DAK2 domain-containing protein translates to MSIQKIDGKRLSQMIIQGANNLTNNVQLVDALNVFPVPDGDTGTNMNLSMTSGASEVKANPSQHAGKVGVSLAKGLLMGARGNSGVILSQLFRGFSKSIEQKEELTTVDFAAALEAGVEAAYKAVMKPIEGTILTVARETGKYAVTVAKKQRDFVLFMEDVVKEANASLNRTPDLLPVLKQVGVVDSGGKGLVVVYEGFLADLKGETISSNVPAQPSMNDMVRAEHHRSVQSQLSTEDIKYGYCTEFMVKLEPEKMKEHNFSEQKFREDISVYGDSLLVVSDDEVVKVHIHAEYPGEPMNYGQRYGSLIKIKVENMREQHTALLDEPTMVPEQTNQPIEKQPYGIVTVAMGSGIKTLFESIGATKVIEGGQTMNPSTEDIVKAIEEANAEKIIILPNNGNIVMAAEQAASVVEQEVIVIRSKTVPQGMAAMLAFNPVGTLEENEENMKEALAHVKTGQITYAVRDTEIDGVAIQKDDFMCLADGKIVSTNAEKVGAAKQLLEALIDEDSEIVTILQGEDATDEEVAELVAFVEENFEDAEVEVHAGNQPVYSFIFSVE, encoded by the coding sequence GTGTCAATTCAAAAAATTGATGGAAAACGTTTATCACAAATGATCATTCAAGGAGCCAATAATTTAACAAATAATGTTCAGCTTGTTGATGCATTAAACGTATTTCCAGTTCCAGATGGCGATACCGGTACAAACATGAACTTATCAATGACTTCAGGCGCAAGTGAAGTGAAAGCAAATCCTTCACAGCATGCTGGTAAAGTCGGCGTAAGTTTAGCCAAAGGATTATTAATGGGAGCTCGTGGTAACTCTGGGGTTATTTTATCTCAGTTATTCCGTGGTTTCTCTAAATCCATTGAACAAAAAGAAGAGTTAACGACAGTTGATTTTGCTGCAGCTTTAGAAGCTGGAGTAGAGGCAGCTTACAAAGCGGTTATGAAACCAATTGAAGGAACGATTTTAACGGTTGCAAGAGAAACGGGTAAATATGCAGTGACAGTTGCGAAAAAACAGCGCGACTTTGTTTTGTTTATGGAAGACGTTGTAAAAGAAGCAAACGCATCGTTAAATCGTACGCCAGATTTATTACCTGTATTAAAACAAGTTGGCGTTGTAGATAGCGGTGGTAAAGGTCTTGTTGTTGTATATGAAGGATTTTTAGCTGACTTAAAAGGAGAAACGATTTCTTCTAATGTGCCTGCCCAACCATCTATGAATGACATGGTACGCGCAGAACATCACCGTAGTGTACAAAGCCAATTGAGTACAGAAGATATTAAGTATGGATATTGTACGGAATTCATGGTGAAATTAGAGCCTGAAAAAATGAAGGAACATAATTTCTCTGAACAAAAATTCCGTGAAGATATTAGTGTGTACGGAGATTCACTACTTGTTGTATCGGATGATGAGGTTGTAAAGGTTCATATTCATGCGGAATATCCTGGAGAACCTATGAACTATGGACAACGTTACGGTAGTCTAATTAAGATCAAAGTAGAAAATATGCGTGAACAGCATACTGCTTTATTAGATGAACCTACCATGGTGCCTGAACAAACGAATCAGCCAATAGAGAAACAACCGTATGGTATTGTAACTGTAGCTATGGGATCGGGTATTAAAACTTTATTTGAGAGCATTGGCGCAACGAAAGTTATCGAAGGTGGCCAAACGATGAATCCGAGTACGGAGGATATTGTGAAGGCGATTGAAGAGGCGAATGCTGAAAAAATCATCATCTTACCAAATAACGGGAATATCGTGATGGCAGCAGAACAAGCAGCGTCAGTTGTAGAACAAGAAGTTATTGTTATTCGTTCAAAAACAGTTCCTCAAGGTATGGCTGCAATGTTAGCATTTAATCCAGTTGGAACGCTAGAAGAGAATGAAGAAAACATGAAAGAAGCTTTAGCTCATGTGAAAACAGGTCAGATTACGTATGCTGTTCGTGATACGGAAATTGACGGTGTAGCGATTCAAAAAGATGATTTCATGTGTCTTGCAGATGGGAAAATTGTATCTACAAATGCTGAGAAAGTAGGAGCTGCAAAGCAATTACTAGAAGCGCTAATTGATGAGGATTCTGAAATCGTAACGATCCTGCAAGGTGAAGATGCAACAGATGAAGAAGTGGCTGAATTAGTTGCGTTTGTAGAAGAGAACTTTGAAGATGCTGAAGTAGAAGTACATGCAGGGAACCAACCGGTGTATTCTTTCATCTTCTCTGTAGAATAA
- a CDS encoding Asp23/Gls24 family envelope stress response protein: protein MSIEIKTKYGQIDISTDVIATIAGGAAVDCYGIVGMASKNQLKDGLTDILRKENFTRGVIVRKDEDEVHIDMYIIVSYGTKISEVAHNVQTKVKYTLDQTVGLAVDSVNIYVQGVKVINL, encoded by the coding sequence ATGTCAATTGAAATTAAAACGAAGTACGGTCAAATTGATATTAGTACAGATGTAATTGCAACAATTGCTGGAGGTGCCGCAGTAGATTGCTACGGTATCGTAGGTATGGCATCAAAAAATCAGTTAAAAGATGGATTAACAGACATTTTACGAAAAGAAAACTTCACTAGAGGCGTTATTGTTCGTAAAGATGAAGATGAAGTACATATTGATATGTATATTATTGTGAGCTATGGTACGAAAATTTCAGAAGTAGCACATAACGTGCAGACTAAAGTGAAATATACATTAGATCAAACTGTAGGACTAGCAGTAGATTCTGTAAACATCTACGTACAAGGAGTTAAAGTAATAAACTTGTAA
- the rpmB gene encoding 50S ribosomal protein L28 → MARVCAITGRKARSGNSRSHAMNATKRKWGANLQKVRVRIDGKVQRVYVSARALKSGKIERV, encoded by the coding sequence ATGGCTCGTGTTTGTGCTATCACTGGAAGAAAAGCTCGTTCTGGTAACTCTCGTTCTCACGCAATGAACGCTACAAAACGTAAATGGGGCGCTAACCTTCAAAAAGTTCGCGTACGCATCGACGGAAAAGTTCAACGTGTTTACGTTTCTGCTAGAGCATTAAAATCTGGCAAAATCGAACGTGTTTAA
- the spoVM gene encoding stage V sporulation protein SpoVM: protein MRFYTIKLPKFLGGIVRAMLNTFKKD, encoded by the coding sequence ATGAGATTTTATACAATTAAGTTACCTAAATTTCTTGGTGGAATTGTTCGTGCGATGTTAAATACCTTCAAAAAAGACTAA
- a CDS encoding thiamine diphosphokinase, whose protein sequence is MADCLFTIEGEGKMIIHILAGGPAEYCADFSRYENEEVVWAAVDRGVYRLLKRGITPAVAFGDYDSVTDEELAWMGQQTNELHIVPREKDQTDLEIAISWALEQKPKLIRIFGATGGRLDHGLANIQMLLKGLEVNIEMCIVDNKNEIMVKKFGMYIIEGNEHFPYVSFVPVTERVEGITLHGFKYPLTNKTIEWGSTLCISNELIEEKGNFSFTSGILMMIRSTD, encoded by the coding sequence ATGGCAGATTGCCTTTTTACAATAGAAGGGGAAGGAAAAATGATTATTCATATTTTAGCGGGAGGACCTGCAGAATACTGCGCAGATTTTTCTCGGTATGAAAATGAAGAAGTAGTTTGGGCGGCCGTTGATAGAGGAGTGTACCGTTTGTTGAAAAGAGGAATCACTCCGGCTGTTGCTTTTGGGGATTATGATTCAGTTACTGATGAGGAATTAGCATGGATGGGACAGCAGACAAATGAATTACATATTGTCCCGCGAGAAAAAGATCAAACAGATTTAGAAATTGCAATTAGCTGGGCTTTAGAACAGAAACCAAAGTTAATTCGTATTTTTGGTGCTACTGGTGGAAGACTTGATCATGGTTTAGCAAATATTCAGATGCTTTTAAAGGGATTAGAAGTAAACATAGAAATGTGTATTGTGGACAATAAAAATGAAATAATGGTGAAAAAGTTTGGTATGTATATAATTGAAGGAAACGAACATTTTCCATACGTATCATTTGTACCAGTTACTGAAAGGGTAGAAGGTATTACACTTCACGGTTTTAAGTACCCTCTTACTAATAAAACAATAGAGTGGGGATCGACACTTTGTATTAGTAATGAACTCATTGAGGAAAAAGGTAATTTTTCATTTACTTCTGGCATATTAATGATGATAAGAAGCACTGATTGA
- the rpe gene encoding ribulose-phosphate 3-epimerase produces the protein MIKIAPSILSADFSRLGEEIKDVEKGGADYIHVDVMDGHFVPNITIGPLIVEAIRPITSLPLDVHLMIENPDNYIPTFAKAGADIITVHVEACPHLHRTIQLIKSHDIKAGVVLNPHTPVSTIEHVLEDIDMVLLMTVNPGFGGQKFIHSVLPKIKQVAEMVKERNLQVEIEVDGGVNAETARLCIEAGANVLVAGSAVYNQKDRGEAIRVIRG, from the coding sequence ATGATTAAAATTGCACCATCGATTTTATCAGCAGATTTTTCAAGATTAGGGGAAGAGATTAAAGATGTAGAAAAAGGTGGAGCTGACTACATTCACGTCGATGTAATGGATGGACATTTCGTACCAAATATTACGATTGGACCATTAATTGTAGAAGCAATCCGTCCGATTACATCATTACCGTTAGATGTACATTTAATGATTGAAAATCCTGATAACTATATCCCAACTTTCGCAAAAGCGGGAGCTGATATTATTACTGTCCATGTAGAAGCTTGTCCACATCTACATCGTACAATTCAGTTAATTAAATCTCATGACATTAAAGCGGGAGTTGTATTAAATCCACATACTCCAGTTTCAACGATTGAGCATGTATTAGAAGATATAGACATGGTATTACTTATGACAGTAAATCCTGGATTTGGCGGACAGAAATTTATTCATTCTGTATTACCGAAAATCAAACAAGTTGCAGAAATGGTTAAAGAGCGAAATCTACAAGTGGAAATTGAAGTTGATGGTGGTGTCAACGCTGAAACGGCAAGACTTTGTATTGAAGCAGGAGCGAATGTTCTTGTAGCGGGATCAGCAGTATACAATCAAAAAGACCGCGGTGAAGCAATTCGTGTAATTCGCGGATAA
- the rsgA gene encoding ribosome small subunit-dependent GTPase A, translating to MPEGKIVKALSGFYYVQNEEGITQCRGRGVFRKNKITPLVGDQVVFQADNPNEGYVLEVFDRKNELVRPPIANVDQAILVFSAVEPDFNPGLLDRFLVLIEYHNIKPIICISKMDLVDEKMRETVESYANDYREMGYDVLFTSINTSESIDILKPFLEGCISVVAGQSGVGKSSMLNVLRPDLELKTNDISSHLGRGKHTTRHVELITVGSGLVADTPGFSSLDFIDIEVEDLTYCFPELKEASQYCKFRGCTHLAEPKCAVKAAVEEGKITEYRYKNYKQFVEEIRERKPRY from the coding sequence ATGCCAGAAGGAAAAATTGTAAAAGCTCTAAGTGGGTTTTATTATGTGCAGAATGAGGAAGGGATTACACAATGTCGCGGGCGTGGTGTATTTAGAAAGAATAAAATTACACCACTTGTAGGAGACCAAGTTGTTTTTCAAGCGGATAATCCGAATGAAGGTTATGTGTTAGAAGTATTTGATCGAAAAAATGAACTTGTTAGACCTCCTATTGCTAATGTTGATCAAGCTATTCTTGTTTTCTCTGCAGTAGAACCAGATTTTAATCCAGGACTGTTAGATCGATTTTTAGTATTGATTGAATATCATAACATTAAACCGATTATTTGTATTAGTAAGATGGATTTAGTAGATGAAAAAATGAGAGAAACTGTTGAATCTTATGCAAATGATTATCGTGAAATGGGTTATGATGTGTTGTTTACTTCTATAAATACATCGGAAAGTATTGATATTCTGAAACCATTCTTAGAAGGTTGTATTTCCGTCGTTGCAGGCCAATCTGGTGTTGGGAAATCTTCAATGCTAAACGTATTACGTCCAGATTTAGAATTGAAAACTAATGATATTTCTTCACATTTAGGACGTGGAAAGCATACGACAAGACACGTGGAATTAATTACAGTTGGAAGCGGGCTTGTTGCGGATACACCTGGTTTTAGTTCGCTTGATTTCATAGATATAGAGGTAGAAGATCTTACATATTGTTTTCCAGAGTTGAAAGAAGCGAGCCAATACTGTAAATTTAGAGGGTGTACACACCTTGCTGAACCGAAATGCGCGGTGAAAGCTGCGGTTGAAGAAGGCAAGATTACCGAATATCGTTATAAGAATTACAAACAATTCGTAGAAGAAATTAGAGAGAGAAAGCCGAGGTATTAG
- the pknB gene encoding Stk1 family PASTA domain-containing Ser/Thr kinase, with translation MLIGKRLNDRYKLLKMIGGGGMANVYLAHDDILGRDVAVKILRLDYSNNEEFIKRFHREAQSVTTLSHPNIVNMYDVGEEDGIYYLVMEYVPGRTLKQYIIDRGMLPTGEALDIMEQLTSAMAHAHHFEIVHRDIKPHNILIRDDGVIKVTDFGIATATSAATITHTNSVLGSVHYLSPEQARGGIANKQSDIYSLGIVMFELLTGRQPFSGESAVAIALKHLQNEMPSPKRWNENIPQSVENIILKATAKDPFHRYQSANAMKRDIETALYPERINEQPFYIPEDMEATKAIPIIQQEQLFQNVSDETIVLKGSKVDEQVRKEETESGKKKKRSNKWLKVLITTFLLLAIGITLALTVIPGFFIPKDVKVPDVAGMKYTTAVNTLVEKGFEVTEPNLVYTDDVEAGKVIKTDPIAGRVVKENSKITIYQSGGKKKSKMRDLTGKDFDSIRAELEEKYKQVTINYIENDKPKGEIVEQIPTPDQMVIEAEQELKVWVSKGPYQIRPGDFSGWTENSVKGYLNERKLVSDIKREYSDTVDKGLVISQLPKPGTPLKEGDKVSIVISDGPKPKVTKTVKVDNISIPYEASATGDKKPQTIEIYKEDMQQKMDKPVETRTITESAIISLEFVIQEGAKGHYKIVRDGVTIMDKEVPYPAQ, from the coding sequence GTGCTGATTGGAAAACGCTTAAATGACCGTTATAAGCTGCTGAAAATGATTGGCGGTGGAGGAATGGCCAATGTATATTTAGCTCATGATGATATACTTGGCCGAGATGTAGCGGTAAAAATATTAAGACTCGACTATTCAAATAATGAAGAGTTTATTAAACGTTTCCATCGAGAAGCGCAATCTGTTACAACGTTGTCGCATCCAAATATTGTGAATATGTATGATGTTGGGGAAGAGGATGGTATATATTATCTTGTAATGGAATATGTACCTGGACGAACATTGAAGCAATACATAATTGATCGAGGGATGTTACCGACAGGAGAAGCTCTTGATATAATGGAGCAGTTAACGTCCGCTATGGCACACGCCCATCATTTTGAGATTGTACATCGCGATATTAAACCACATAATATTTTGATTCGAGATGACGGAGTGATAAAAGTAACAGACTTTGGAATTGCGACAGCTACAAGTGCAGCAACGATTACACATACAAATTCGGTGCTCGGTTCGGTGCATTATTTATCACCAGAACAAGCGCGCGGCGGTATAGCGAATAAACAATCAGATATTTATTCACTTGGGATTGTTATGTTTGAATTGTTAACAGGAAGACAACCGTTTTCTGGTGAATCTGCTGTTGCAATTGCGTTAAAACATTTACAAAATGAAATGCCATCTCCAAAAAGATGGAATGAAAATATTCCACAAAGTGTTGAAAATATTATATTAAAGGCGACTGCGAAAGATCCATTTCATCGATATCAATCTGCTAACGCGATGAAACGAGATATTGAAACAGCACTATACCCAGAACGAATAAATGAACAACCATTTTACATACCAGAAGATATGGAAGCGACGAAAGCGATTCCAATTATTCAACAAGAACAACTATTTCAAAATGTAAGTGATGAAACGATTGTATTAAAAGGAAGTAAAGTGGATGAACAAGTAAGAAAAGAAGAGACTGAATCAGGTAAGAAGAAAAAACGAAGTAATAAATGGCTGAAAGTTTTAATTACAACATTTTTACTTTTAGCAATAGGGATAACCTTAGCACTTACTGTTATTCCAGGCTTCTTTATTCCGAAAGATGTGAAGGTTCCTGATGTGGCTGGAATGAAATATACGACAGCTGTAAATACATTAGTTGAGAAAGGGTTTGAAGTTACTGAACCTAATCTTGTATATACAGATGATGTTGAAGCCGGAAAAGTGATAAAAACAGATCCTATAGCAGGAAGAGTAGTGAAAGAAAACTCTAAAATTACTATCTATCAATCAGGTGGGAAAAAGAAAAGTAAGATGCGTGATTTGACAGGAAAAGATTTCGATAGTATAAGAGCTGAGTTAGAAGAAAAATATAAACAAGTTACAATAAATTATATTGAAAATGATAAGCCGAAAGGTGAAATTGTAGAGCAAATACCAACGCCTGATCAAATGGTTATAGAAGCTGAACAAGAACTGAAAGTTTGGGTAAGTAAAGGACCTTATCAAATAAGACCAGGTGATTTTTCAGGGTGGACTGAAAATAGTGTAAAAGGTTATTTAAATGAAAGAAAGCTCGTTTCTGATATAAAAAGAGAGTATTCAGATACGGTTGATAAAGGCCTTGTTATTTCACAGTTACCAAAGCCTGGGACACCTTTAAAAGAAGGAGATAAAGTATCGATTGTTATCTCTGATGGTCCGAAGCCTAAAGTGACGAAAACGGTAAAAGTGGATAACATTTCTATCCCATATGAAGCTTCTGCAACAGGTGATAAAAAGCCGCAAACAATAGAAATTTATAAAGAAGATATGCAGCAAAAAATGGATAAACCAGTTGAAACGAGAACAATTACTGAGTCAGCGATTATTTCTTTAGAATTTGTAATTCAAGAAGGTGCAAAGGGACACTATAAGATTGTCCGAGATGGAGTAACAATTATGGACAAGGAAGTACCATATCCAGCTCAATAA
- a CDS encoding Stp1/IreP family PP2C-type Ser/Thr phosphatase codes for MKAVFLSDKGKVRQHNEDSAGVFRNLDGNILAVVADGMGGHRAGDVASSMAIQLFHDYWKQTHNMNEPKKVEKWLHTNVGIINERIYAYSQQHVECNGMGTTVIVAICTPSFVTIGHIGDSRCYMVSEGEISLVTEDHSLVNELVRHGEISKEDAEYHPKKNVLLRALGTEEKVGLDVKTLVLEEDDQLLLCSDGLSNKVPMADMQQILQLNEQLEAKGEHLIQLANDRGGEDNITLVIIDYADSTNESR; via the coding sequence ATGAAAGCCGTGTTTCTATCGGATAAAGGGAAAGTTCGTCAACATAATGAAGATAGTGCAGGAGTTTTTCGCAATTTAGATGGAAATATTTTAGCGGTAGTAGCAGATGGAATGGGAGGTCATCGAGCTGGCGATGTAGCTAGCTCGATGGCTATTCAATTATTCCATGATTATTGGAAGCAAACGCATAATATGAATGAGCCTAAAAAGGTAGAAAAGTGGTTACATACTAACGTTGGAATTATTAATGAGCGCATATATGCTTACTCTCAGCAGCATGTAGAATGTAATGGCATGGGAACAACGGTTATCGTGGCGATTTGTACACCTAGTTTTGTAACAATAGGTCATATAGGAGATAGTCGTTGTTATATGGTATCAGAGGGAGAAATATCGCTTGTAACGGAAGATCACTCACTTGTAAATGAACTTGTTAGGCACGGTGAAATTTCAAAAGAAGATGCAGAATATCACCCGAAAAAGAATGTTCTGTTAAGAGCGTTAGGAACAGAAGAAAAAGTCGGACTAGATGTTAAAACATTGGTGCTCGAAGAAGACGATCAATTGCTTCTTTGCTCTGATGGATTGTCTAACAAAGTCCCTATGGCTGATATGCAACAAATTTTACAATTGAATGAACAGCTCGAGGCGAAGGGAGAGCATCTCATTCAATTAGCAAATGATCGTGGTGGAGAAGATAATATCACCCTCGTTATTATTGATTATGCGGATTCGACAAACGAAAGTAGGTGA
- the rlmN gene encoding 23S rRNA (adenine(2503)-C(2))-methyltransferase RlmN yields the protein METTVKKQKKNLETKKPSIYSLQLHEMQDWLKEQGEPKFRAGQIFDWLYKKRVKNYEDMSNLAKGLRDKLSNSFDITTLNTLVKQTSSDGTIKFLFQLYDGYSIETVLMRHEYGNSICVTTQVGCRIGCTFCASTLGGLKRNLEAGEIVAQVVEVQRALDETEERVSSLVVMGIGEPFDNYDNLMSFLRIVNHEKGIHIGARHMTVSTSGIVPKIYKFAEEDMQINFAISLHAANTEIRSKLMPINRAYKLPDLMEAVKYYVNRTGRRITFEYGLFGGENDQVEHAEELAALLKGVKCHVNLIPVNYVPERDYVRTPREQIFLFEKTLKDRGVNVTIRREQGHDIDAACGQLRAKERKEETR from the coding sequence ATGGAAACGACTGTAAAAAAACAAAAGAAAAATCTAGAGACAAAGAAACCATCAATTTATTCTTTACAACTTCATGAAATGCAAGATTGGTTAAAGGAACAAGGAGAACCTAAGTTCCGTGCAGGACAAATTTTTGATTGGCTATATAAAAAACGTGTAAAAAATTATGAGGATATGTCAAACCTTGCTAAAGGATTGCGCGATAAATTGTCGAATTCCTTTGATATTACTACTTTAAACACTTTAGTAAAACAAACGTCTTCGGATGGAACGATTAAATTCCTATTCCAGTTATACGATGGGTACTCTATTGAAACTGTACTAATGCGACATGAGTATGGAAATTCCATTTGTGTAACAACACAGGTGGGTTGCCGCATTGGCTGTACGTTCTGTGCATCTACACTTGGTGGGTTAAAACGAAACTTAGAGGCTGGAGAAATTGTAGCGCAAGTAGTAGAAGTTCAGCGTGCGCTTGATGAAACAGAAGAACGTGTAAGTTCTCTTGTTGTTATGGGAATTGGAGAACCGTTTGATAATTATGATAACTTAATGTCATTCTTACGCATTGTAAATCATGAAAAAGGAATTCATATTGGTGCAAGACATATGACAGTTTCAACAAGTGGAATTGTTCCAAAAATTTATAAGTTCGCTGAAGAAGATATGCAAATCAATTTTGCGATTTCATTGCATGCTGCAAATACAGAGATACGTTCAAAATTAATGCCGATTAACCGTGCTTATAAGCTACCTGATTTAATGGAAGCTGTTAAATACTATGTAAATAGAACAGGGCGTCGTATTACATTTGAATATGGCTTATTTGGAGGAGAAAATGACCAAGTTGAGCACGCTGAAGAACTTGCTGCACTCTTAAAAGGTGTAAAATGTCATGTAAACTTAATTCCGGTAAACTACGTGCCAGAACGTGATTATGTACGTACGCCACGAGAGCAAATTTTCTTATTTGAAAAGACGCTAAAAGATCGTGGAGTGAATGTAACAATTCGCCGTGAACAAGGTCATGATATTGATGCAGCCTGCGGTCAGTTGCGTGCAAAGGAGCGCAAAGAAGAGACGAGGTGA